In the Deltaproteobacteria bacterium genome, TGACTAAATTAGACAGCATACCGCCGGGAATTTGCGAGATCAGCACGTCGGTCTTGATCTGATTGTTCACCGGGCTTTCAAATTCGGCGTAATGGGGCCGCACGCGCTGAAAATATTCGGCGATCTTGGCGAGCTTGCCGAGATTCAATCCGGTGTCATGGTTGGTGCCGAGGAGCGCCGCGACGATTTGCTCGGTGGCCGGCTGGGATGTCCCTTGAGAAAACGACGAGATCGCGCAGTCGAGAATATCGGCGCCCGCCTCGATCGCCATCATGTAAGTCATCTGCGCCAAACCGGCGGTGCAGTGGGAATGGAGATGCAGCGGCAGCTTGATGCGCGATTTGATTTTTTTGATGATCTCGTAGGCGGCGTAGGGGGCCAAGATACCGCCCATGTCTTTCAAGCATATGATCTGCACGCCCATCTCGGCGAGCTTTTCCGCCACCCGGAGAAAATAATCCGGCGAATGCACCGGACTGATGGTGTAACAAACCGTACCCTCCACCAACTTGCCGGTTTTCAAGCCGGCGTCGATGGAGGTCTTCATGTTGCGTACGTCGTTCATGGCGTCGAAGATGCGAAACACGTCTATGCCGTTGGCGGCGGCGCGTTGAACGAAGGCTTCGACGATGTCGTCGGGATAATTCTTATAGCCCACCACGTTTTGGCCGCGCAGGAGCATTTGCAGACGGGTCTTGGGCAGCGCCGCGCGCAGTTTGCGCAAGCGCTCCCAGGGACATTCTTTGAGAAAACGCAGCGTCGCGTCGAAAGTCGCGCCGCCCCAAGCTTCCAGCGACCAGTAGCCGATGTCGTCGAGCTCGGCGCAGATCGGCAACATGTCCTCGGTGCGCATGCGCGTCGCCACCAAGCACTGATGGGCATCGCGCAGCACGGTTTCCATGATCGCGATTTTTTCCGCCATGATGCTGTCGCTCCTTGCTAGCCGAGACTATTCGTAGAGCTCGCCCTGTTTGTCTTCCAAGCGAGCTTTTTCCGCGGAATCGATAACGTGAACGCCGTTCACTTCCTTGATCTTGGTGATGTCGTAGAAATATTCGGCGACTTCGAGACCTTGGTCGAACTCGTACATCTTGATCGCGTCCCAGGGGCAGATCTTCTTGTCGAGACGGTCCTCGGATTCGGTGCCGACCAGCTCCAGCTCAAATTTCTTGGGTAGCTGTTCGGTTTCGAGCGGTTTTTTCGAACTATCGTAGTATCGGCCCGCATACTCGCGAAATATTTCGCCAGTTTCTTTATGACGATGGATCTTAGTCAAATCGTCGCTGTAACACATTTGGCAGCCGATGCATTTGTCGTTATCGACCCAGACGCGGTAGGGTTTCAGTCCGCCGCCAGGGGTTTCTTCGTAGAGTAGATTGATGCAGTTCTCGACTGGACAATGCAGCTCGCAGATCGGTGAACCGGCGCAGCTCGAACAGTTTTCATTCATGACGGCCAACAGGGCCGTACCTTTGCGTTTCTTCGCTTCAGCCATTTACTTCCGTCCTTGCTTTCATGAACTTAGACTTCAAACCCCAAAGCACCGCGATGGTCAATAGCACCCACCAGTAACGGATCATGCCGATTCTACCCCATTCGAGCCAATAGACAAAATTGGGCGAGCGGGCGATCAGCTCGCTCAACGCCTGCTGGGCGCCGGCGTAATCTTTCGCTTCGCGGAGCGCTTGCGACAATCCATAAAGGGCGCCGTCGTCGCCGGGGTTGAGCTTGAGCGCCTGGTCGAAATCGCGCCGCGCTTCGGTCCATTTATACTGCTCGGCGAAAATGCCGCCGCGGGTCGTCAACGCCAGGGCGAACGCCGGTTTCAACTCGAGCGCTTTATTCAAACTGGCAACCGCCGGTTCGAGATCGCCTTGGCGTTTTTGCGCCGCCGCTAAATTGGCGTAAGCCTCGGCGCGATCGGGTTTGAGCTCGATGACTCTGCGATACTCGCGCAGCGCCGCATTGACATCGCCGCGCACTTCCAGCTCGACGTAACCGAGCAGCGTGTGCGCCTCGACATGATTGGCGTCGATGGCAAGCGCCTTTTTGATCGCCGCGACCGCTCTCTCAGGATCGCGCAAACGAAGCAGCGAGATGCCGAGAAACAGCTGCAAGTCGGCTTCGTTGGGATACTGTTTGAGCAATTCCTCGAAGACCGCTTTGGCCTCGCCGGCTTTGCCTTGGGCCAGCTCCTTACGCGCCTGCTGCCACCTCGTATCGTTCGCTAGCGAAGAACCGGACTCGCCGCTAAAAGCAGTTCCGCCCCACAACAAGATCGCGACGGCGACGGTGATAACCGCCAGCCTCGTCCGCACCATCTATTTCCACATTTCGTTGGGAATCTGGTCTTCTTTGCCTTCTTCAATGAGCTTGTCATTCCTGAACGCTTCGCGCATCCCCAGCCAAGTGAAGAAGATGACCAAAATGAGCATCGCGACAATCGGAATATTGTCCGGCTTGGTGACGATTTCGAGGAAATTTTGCAGTCCGCTCGGTTCTTCCATATTTTTTAAGCACCTATCAGCAAGAGATTATCTCGAAAGTATTAAAAAGCCGATTTAATGTCAACGAAATAGCGCGACCGTTCCGCACTCAGAGTTCAAAGCTTTTCTCTCAACCCTCGTCAATGACTCTGATGATGACCGCGCCCATGTTCGGTGCTGCGGAAAATCAGCGACTTGATCACCACCGGCACCGCCTTGGCGTCGGGCAGTTCCTGGCCGATGTCGACGAAGTCGAAATCTTTGAGATCGATGCCGTCGATGGAAATAATTCCCGCGCCGGGAATCAGTTCGCGCTCGATGATATTGCCCATCAGCTTGGCGATGTCGGCGTCGAACACCAACACCAGCGGCTGACCGTTGTCGATATGGCCTTTCATGGCGCTTACCAAACCTTCGGCCAAGGTACGAATCAACGGATAGGACGGCCCAAGTTCCCAACGAATCGCCAAAGCCACCGCCCGGTCGATATCGTCGGCGTCGAAGCGCGCCAACGCGCGCTCCACGGCGCCTTTGACATCCGCCGCGCTGATGGTCTCGACCTGCTCGAACTGCGGCGTGACCACCTGCAAGTTGCGCAGCGGCAGCAGTTCCGGATGGGAAAGATAAATCGTATTGCCGCTCACCTGAACGGTGTATTGCGACGCGCCGATGACCGTGGCACGGATGCGCACTTCGGCCGGCCGCAGCGGAATCTTGCCGCCGCCCAGCTGATTGGCGCGGGCGCGGACTTTTTTGCCGAACTGCGCGCCAAGATCGCCGAGATTGCGCTTCTCGTAGCCGTAAATGAATTCG is a window encoding:
- a CDS encoding pyruvate carboxylase subunit B, with translation MAEKIAIMETVLRDAHQCLVATRMRTEDMLPICAELDDIGYWSLEAWGGATFDATLRFLKECPWERLRKLRAALPKTRLQMLLRGQNVVGYKNYPDDIVEAFVQRAAANGIDVFRIFDAMNDVRNMKTSIDAGLKTGKLVEGTVCYTISPVHSPDYFLRVAEKLAEMGVQIICLKDMGGILAPYAAYEIIKKIKSRIKLPLHLHSHCTAGLAQMTYMMAIEAGADILDCAISSFSQGTSQPATEQIVAALLGTNHDTGLNLGKLAKIAEYFQRVRPHYAEFESPVNNQIKTDVLISQIPGGMLSNLVNQLRQQKAEDKLEMVLAEMPHVRKDLGYPPLVTPTSQMVGAQAALNVMTGKRYSVVNMETRNYVMGLYGEAPGQVSDEMKQKVLGKKSPITCRPADLLKPGLDQARQDSLGLAESEEDVLTYALFPEIAKDFFQWRKNHRQQGSVEASAH
- a CDS encoding tetratricopeptide repeat protein; translation: MVRTRLAVITVAVAILLWGGTAFSGESGSSLANDTRWQQARKELAQGKAGEAKAVFEELLKQYPNEADLQLFLGISLLRLRDPERAVAAIKKALAIDANHVEAHTLLGYVELEVRGDVNAALREYRRVIELKPDRAEAYANLAAAQKRQGDLEPAVASLNKALELKPAFALALTTRGGIFAEQYKWTEARRDFDQALKLNPGDDGALYGLSQALREAKDYAGAQQALSELIARSPNFVYWLEWGRIGMIRYWWVLLTIAVLWGLKSKFMKARTEVNG